Part of the Paenibacillus sp. JNUCC32 genome is shown below.
CGGTTCACGGCAAAAATCGTAATTTCTTCATCCTCTTCGTTATGAACGACCGCGCTGTCCAGATAAGGAACGTCGGTAAAGTCCTTGGAATCGTATTTCGGCGAGTCGACGATCGGCAGCAGGGATACGCCCCGGCCAAATTTGGATGCATGAAGATACGGATAAAAGATCGTCTGCTTCCAAGATCGTCCGCCGTTCTCGGTCATGATCGGAGCGATCACGTTCACGAGCTGTGCCAGGCAAGCCATCTTGACCCGGTCCGCATGGCGCAGGAACGTGATCAGCATGCTGCCCACAAGAATCGCATCCTCGAAGTTGTACACATCCTCCAGCTGAGGGGGAGCGATGCTCCATGGATCAATCTGCCTGTCGGCGTCATTGGAATGATACCAGACATTCCACTCATCGAAACTCAGATACATCGTCTTTTTGCTGCGTTTCTTGGCCTTGATGTAATCGCAGGTGGATTTCACCGTATGAATAAAGTGGTCCATATCGAGCGTAAGTGCCAGGTAATTGGCGGTATCGTTATTACGGTTGCCGTAATATTGATGCAGGGATATGTAATCGACCGCCTCATACGTATGATCCAGCGTTACGGCTTCCCATTCAGGGAATGTCGGCATGCCCGTGCTCGAGCTTCCGCAGGAAACCAGCTCGATGGTCGGGTCGACGAGCCGCATGGCTTTTGCCGTCTCGAGCGCAAGCCGGCCGTACTCTTCGGACGTCTTGTGTCCGATCTGCCAAGGTCCGTCCATCTCGTTGCCGAGGCACCAGGTCTTGATCTTGTGCGGCTGTTCAAAACCATGGCGGCGGCGCAGGTCGCTCCAATACGTGCCTCCCGGATGGTTGGTGTATTCCAGCAAGTTTCTGGCGGCATCGATCCCCCGCGTCCCCAGATTCACGGCCATCATGACATCCGAGCCTACTTCCTTGGCCCAGGATATAAACTCATTCGTGCCGACATCGTTCGGCTCCAGCGTTCTCCAAGCCAGCTCCAGCCGTTTTGGCCGTTCGGCAACAGGCCCCACGCCATCTTCCCAGTTATACCCCGAAACGAAATTCCCGCCAGGATACCTGATAATCGGGACGTCCAGCTCCTTGATCAATTCCTTTACGTCATTCCGAAAACCGTCCGCATCCGCGGTTTCATGGCCGGGCTCGTAAATCCCGCCATATACTGCGCGGCCTAGGTGTTCAATGAATGAACCATAAATGCGGTTATCAACTTGCGCGATCCGAAACGACTTATCCACGATCATTCGTGCTTTCATGTTCTCAGCTGCCAAGTTCTTCACCTTCCGTTTGATATAATTGTAAAACAATTCAAATATAATTAAATGAATTCGTTTTCAAATTTAAAATATCATATGAGGGAGTCTCTGTAAATATACAAATGTAAAATGATTTATATAAATAAAAAATAAATTTTTATGATCAAAAAAAACAGTGCATTTTCTGTCGAAAATAGCCGAAATCACTTGTTTTTCGCAATCCTAATTTAATATAATCCTCAAATAAAAGCGTTTTCAGCATCGATTTTATTGTTTCACGCACAAGTTTTCTGAAGATTTTGAACGCATCTTTATTTCACACTCATATTGATTTATAATTATTTGAAATAAACGTTTGCAAACATCCCATCCTTATAAATCCCTTAATCGGAAGAAGGTTTGAAATAAGATGATCTACATTAAAGATTTAATGAGCGGACTTGATATCTTCAAAGCGCTCAGCTCCGAGATCCGCATTCAAATTTTGGAGCTGCTGGCCAAGAATCAAAGCCTGAACCTGAATGATCTCGCAAACAGGCTGAACCTCAGCAATGGCGCCATTACCATGCATATCAAGAAGCTGGAGGAAAGCGGCTTGATCGAAATCCATACCACGGGCGGGAAGCATGGCATCCAGAAGATCTGCTATCTGAATAAAGACACCTTGATGGTCGATTTGCGAAGCAAGGATATTAATAATCTGTACGAGGTGGAAATTCGGGTCGGCCATTACAGCGACTACCAAGCCATCCCGACCTGCGGACTTGCGACCAAGGACAGTATCATCGGGGATTTCGACGATCCGCGCTATTTCGCCGATCCGGAGCGCATCAATTCGGAGATTATTTGGCTGACCGAAGGTTTCCTGGAATATCGGATCCCGAATTATTTGAAATCCAACCAATCGTTCCGCGAGATCCAATTCTCCTTGGAGCTGGGGTCTGAAGCACCGGGACATTGCGATAATTACCCGTCGGATATTTTCTTTTACGTCAATGGGATCGAAATCGGCAGCTGGACAAGTCCGGGGGATTTCGGGGACAAACGCGGTACCTTCAACCCTGAATGGTGGCCACCCCACTTAAACCAATACGGCATGCTGAAGCTCATCCGAATTAATAAAGAAGGCAGCTTTATCGACGGGTGCCGCATTTCGGATGTCGGTTTGGACCAAATACAGCTCGATTACAAGAGCGAGCTTACCTTCAGGATTGCCGTTAACGAGCAGTCGGTGAATAAACGCGGCTTAACCATTTACGGCAAGCATTTCGGAAACTACAGTCAAGATCTCTTGGCCCGCGTTCTGTATGATGTGAAGGAAGGATAAGAGAACGACGCAAAAAAGGCCTCTCTATGATCATTCGATCATGTAGAGGCCTTTTTTAGCTAAACGGAATACCTTCTATAACCTTATCAGCAAGCCCATTCTTTAGGTCGGCGGACGGACATGGCCCGCTCTCTGCTGTGCTATCTGTATGAAGTCACAGGTTGTCCTGCCCCGTCAGCCTCGTTCAGTGCCCTCAGGATGGTATGACGGTCGCGCAGCTTATGCGCCTCCCGCAGGCTCTCCCCAAACAGCTCCTCATCAATGCCAAGCTCCTCCAGGCTGGAAGGACCTCCCGCTTGCCGCAGCAGCCCGGCGATCTCCTCCTTCGAAGGAACCTTCCGAAGCCACTCCCGAACCTGCTCCCCATACGTCTCCCAAAGCTTGGGCTCGGCATAAGGATACACTCGTTGATCAGCCGCAGCATGGTAAAGGCTCGATATCTCGCTGCAGGCTACCCCTACCTTGGCGCCATGAAGCAGCGCCCGGTTGCCGCGGCGCAAGTACTCCATCTCCCAGTAATGCGACAAATGATGCTCTGCCCCTGAGGCAGGATGGGACTGCCCGAACAGCAGCATCGCGATCCCGGATTCAATCAAAGCCGTCATCAGAATGCGGATGCCTTCCTCCGTGCGCTGGCCGATGGCCTCCACGTGCTGGATGCAAGATTCCAGTGCCCGCTCCGTGATTTCTGCCACTTGGCCATCATAGGGCTCGCCGGCCGTGGTCGAGGAGAATCTCCAATCCAGCAGCGACGTATATTTGCCGAGCATATCGCCAAACCCCGCCGCTATAAGCGGCTGCGGGGCTTTCGCAAGGATATCCGGGTCGGCGAATATGGCGATGGGAGCCGTTGCAGCATAGGTCTGCTTGATCCCCCGAACCACGATCGGCGCGCCGGCCGAAGTAAAGCCGTCTACCGAAGGTGCCGTAGGTACAGAGACGAACGGCTTCCCGCACCGATGAGCGACAAAGCGGGTAATGTCATGAAGGGTACCGGATCCGGCAGCGATGAGGCATCCTGTCCGCTCTGGCTCCACCTCGATAAAAAGCTGCATCAGCGAGCGTTCATCCGCCACCACATCGCCTAACTCATCAGGCTCGATCAAGCACAGCCGGGGTTCCAGACCTTCCGCTTCCAGCCGCTCCATCAGCGTTTGACCCGCAGCTTCATACGTATTCGCATCGGCCACCACGATCGGTGAATTGAGGCCCTGCCGTTTAAGGTACGCCGGCACAGCTGAAATAGCGCCGGGCTCCAGCTCCATCGTTTCAAGTCCGCGGAACGCCGGCCGGACTTCCCTCATTCGGCTCATTAAACCCTTTGCTTCGTTCAAATAATCCGTCATGCAGCTCCTCCCCTTTCATCCCATCCCATGTTGACGATCCAAGCATCTGGTCTATATTTGTCTCGAAGGACGTCCCGCCCTCTATATGCAGGGCGGGACGATCCTCTTCTGGTCTTGCGCTGCTCCGCCAGCCTATTCTGCCGTCTGCTTAATCCGCTTCAGCCTTTTCATGACGTCGTTTTCCCCGCGGCCGAAATAATCATGCAGCTTGCTGTATTCCTGATACAGCTGCTCATACACTTCCACATGCTCCGGTATCGGCTTGAAGGTCTCTTCCTTCACCCGTGCCATTTTCTCGGCCGCATCGATAATGGAATCATATCCGCCTTTCGCCTGACCCGCCGCCACTGCGGCGAACATCGCGGCACCAAGCGCCGGCGTCTGTTTGGAATCAGCCACATAGATTTCGCGATTGGTAACGTCCGCATAAATCTGCATCAGGAGACGATTCTTTTGCGGCAGTCCGCCGCATGCATAGAGAGCATCCACAGCCACGCCGTTCTCATGAAAGGCGTCCACGATTTTGCGCGTGCCGAAAGCCGTCGCCTCCAGCAGGGCGCGATAGATTTCCTGCGGCTTCGTCAACAGCGTCATCCCTAACATCAACCCGGTCAGATCCGTATCCACCAGCACCGAGCGGTTGCCGTTCCACCAATCCAGCGCTAGCAGACCACTCTGGCCCGGCTTGTATGCAGCCGCTTCCCGTTCCAGCCATTGATGCACGCCGATTCCTTCCTCGGTCGCAGCCTCCTTAACGTACGCGGGAAGCGCTTCCTCAACGTACCATTCAAAAATATCGCCCACCGCCGATTGCCCGGCTTCATAACCGTATAATCCCGGAATGATGCCGTCTTCGACGACGCCGCACATCCCTTCGACCTGCTTCTCTTCCGTGCCGAGCAGCATATGGCAGATCGAGGTTCCCATGGCCATGACCAGCTTGCCCGGTGTTACGACGCCGACCGCCGGTACCGCGGCATGCGCGTCAACGTTGCCGACGGCCACGGCAATGCCAGGCGTTAAGCCCATCATTTCCGCCATCTTCTCGGTCAAGCCGCCGGCGCTGCTCCCAAGGGGACGGACCTCTCCGCGCAGCTTCGTATCGGCCAGATCCTCCAATCTGGGATCCAGCGCTTTAAAGTAATCCTTGCTTGGATATCCGTCTTGCTTATGCCATATCGCCTTGTAACCAGCCGTACAGCTGTTGCGGACAATATGGCCGGTCATTTGGGAGATGACCCAATCCGTGGCCTCCAGGAACCGATCCGCGCGTTCATAGATGGCCGGCGCCTCGTCAAGAATCTGCCAGACTTTGGCTATCATCCATTCGGATGAGATCTTCCCGCCATAACGGGGCAAAAAAGCTTCTCCGCGCTCAGCGGCGATCGCGTTGATCTTGTCTGCTTCCGGCTGGGCCGCGTGATGCTTCCACAGCTTAACCCAGCTGTGCGGCTGATCGGCCAGCTCCGGGTGGAAGCAGAGCGGCTCGCCAAGCTCGTCAACCGGCAGCATGGTGCAAGCCGTAAAATCGATGCCGATGCCGATCACATCCGCCGGATCAATGCCGGATTGTTGGATGACGGCAGGCACCGATACCTGCAGAACCTCCAGATAATCCCCCGGATGCTGAAGCGCCCAGTCATGCTCCAGCCGCTTTCCGGAACCCGGCAGAAACTCATCAATAACATGGTGCCGATAAGGCGTTACATGATCCGCCACTTCCTGCCCGTTCGCCAGATTAACCAATACCGCACGTCCGGACTGCGTTCCGTAATCGACACCAATGGTGTATTTATTCCCCATCTCATTTCCTCCTACCGATGAAATCATGAATGATGAATATATGCGTTACTTTTGACCGTAATAAGCATTAACTCCATGCTTCCGCAAAAAATGGCGATCCAGCAGCGTCTGATCCATCGGTTCGGTTTCGGGATTGATCTGCTGCATCCGGGCAGCAATCTTGGCGCACTCCTCCAGCACCACCGCATTATGCACGGCGTTATGGGCATCCATGCCCCACACGAACGGCGCATGGGAATGCACAAGCACCCCGGGCACCATGTTCGGATCCAGATCCGCGAATCGTTCAACGATGACATTGCCCGTCTCCAGCTCGTAGGCCCCTTCGATTTCTTCCCGGGTCATGGGCCGCGTAACCGGAATCTCCCCGTAAAAATAGTCGGCATGCGTCGTTCCGTAAGCAGGCAGCGCGCGACCCGCCTGAGCCCAGCTCGTTCCCCATGGCGAGTGGGTGTGCACAATCCCGCCGATCTCCTTAAAGTTCTGATACAGCACCAGATGAGTCGGGGTGTCGGAGGAAGGGCGCAAATCCCCTTCAACGACATTCCCCTTCAAATCCAGCACGACCATGTCGTCCGCTTTTAAATCCTCGTACGGCACGCCGCTCGGCTTAATGACAAACAGTCCGCGTTCACGGTCGATGCCGCTGACGTTTCCCCATGTAAAGGTAACGAGCCCGTACTTCGGAAGCTCCAGATTCGCCTCAAGCACCTGCTGCTTCAAATCCTCCAACATGAACAACCGCTCCTCTCCAGCCTTGAAAATATAGTTGTACGTACAAGTCGGCAAGCAAGGGTCCGAAATATCGGACCTTAAACTCCCTATTCTCTATCGTTTGTCCACCGATTCTCTCTCCACAAGCTCCGGTTGATAAACCGTATCCTCAAATACGGTATGATGCTCGATCATGCTGATCAACTGCCTGGCCGCCATGATCCCCATCTCCGTCTTCGGGTGGGTCATCGTCGTCAGCTTCACGCCGGAAGCAACGGCTAGGGTGGAATCATCGAAACCGACCATGGACACGTCCTGCGGAATGTGCAGCCCGCATTCCCCGGCCGCCTCCGCCAAAGACACGGCCAGCTCGTCGTTATAACATACGAATCCCGTCGGCCGCTGCCCGATCGGCTGCTTCAGCAATTGGACGGCCTGTTCATAAGGGAAACGGCCCTTCTGTTCCGTTGTATACGTAACCACCCGCTCCGGCAAAACGGGAATGCCCGCCTCCCGATGCGCCCGCAAGAAGCCCTTCAGCCGGTTTACGCCCTGAAGGTCGTCCCGCTTGAAGAATCCGGCAATCGCCGAATGGCCGTTCTCGATCAAATGCCGCGTAGCCTTGTAACCGCCAAGCTCATCGTCCAGCTTAAGGCAAGGGCATTCCAGTTCCCGATACTTCTCGTTGATCATCAGAAACGGAATCCCCTTCTCCTGCAGGGACAGGAAATATGTCAGATTCGGATTGCCCTCCGCGCTCTTGGTCGGCTCGATAATCAGCCCGCTCAGCGGCTGGCTGGTCATGAGCTGAAGGCTCTCCATCTCCTTCTCCTTGTTGTTGTCGGTGCTGGAGAGCAGCAGGCGGTATCCCTTGCTGCGCAGCTCCGCCTCCGCTCCCCTGACG
Proteins encoded:
- a CDS encoding alpha-N-arabinofuranosidase; the encoded protein is MKARMIVDKSFRIAQVDNRIYGSFIEHLGRAVYGGIYEPGHETADADGFRNDVKELIKELDVPIIRYPGGNFVSGYNWEDGVGPVAERPKRLELAWRTLEPNDVGTNEFISWAKEVGSDVMMAVNLGTRGIDAARNLLEYTNHPGGTYWSDLRRRHGFEQPHKIKTWCLGNEMDGPWQIGHKTSEEYGRLALETAKAMRLVDPTIELVSCGSSSTGMPTFPEWEAVTLDHTYEAVDYISLHQYYGNRNNDTANYLALTLDMDHFIHTVKSTCDYIKAKKRSKKTMYLSFDEWNVWYHSNDADRQIDPWSIAPPQLEDVYNFEDAILVGSMLITFLRHADRVKMACLAQLVNVIAPIMTENGGRSWKQTIFYPYLHASKFGRGVSLLPIVDSPKYDSKDFTDVPYLDSAVVHNEEDEEITIFAVNRHLEEALQLECDVRSFEGYRLLEHIVLEHEDLKAVNTASEEKVKPHHQGGAKLDNGMVNARLAKASWNVIRLKKA
- a CDS encoding ArsR/SmtB family transcription factor → MIYIKDLMSGLDIFKALSSEIRIQILELLAKNQSLNLNDLANRLNLSNGAITMHIKKLEESGLIEIHTTGGKHGIQKICYLNKDTLMVDLRSKDINNLYEVEIRVGHYSDYQAIPTCGLATKDSIIGDFDDPRYFADPERINSEIIWLTEGFLEYRIPNYLKSNQSFREIQFSLELGSEAPGHCDNYPSDIFFYVNGIEIGSWTSPGDFGDKRGTFNPEWWPPHLNQYGMLKLIRINKEGSFIDGCRISDVGLDQIQLDYKSELTFRIAVNEQSVNKRGLTIYGKHFGNYSQDLLARVLYDVKEG
- a CDS encoding sn-glycerol-1-phosphate dehydrogenase — translated: MTDYLNEAKGLMSRMREVRPAFRGLETMELEPGAISAVPAYLKRQGLNSPIVVADANTYEAAGQTLMERLEAEGLEPRLCLIEPDELGDVVADERSLMQLFIEVEPERTGCLIAAGSGTLHDITRFVAHRCGKPFVSVPTAPSVDGFTSAGAPIVVRGIKQTYAATAPIAIFADPDILAKAPQPLIAAGFGDMLGKYTSLLDWRFSSTTAGEPYDGQVAEITERALESCIQHVEAIGQRTEEGIRILMTALIESGIAMLLFGQSHPASGAEHHLSHYWEMEYLRRGNRALLHGAKVGVACSEISSLYHAAADQRVYPYAEPKLWETYGEQVREWLRKVPSKEEIAGLLRQAGGPSSLEELGIDEELFGESLREAHKLRDRHTILRALNEADGAGQPVTSYR
- a CDS encoding ribulokinase; translation: MGNKYTIGVDYGTQSGRAVLVNLANGQEVADHVTPYRHHVIDEFLPGSGKRLEHDWALQHPGDYLEVLQVSVPAVIQQSGIDPADVIGIGIDFTACTMLPVDELGEPLCFHPELADQPHSWVKLWKHHAAQPEADKINAIAAERGEAFLPRYGGKISSEWMIAKVWQILDEAPAIYERADRFLEATDWVISQMTGHIVRNSCTAGYKAIWHKQDGYPSKDYFKALDPRLEDLADTKLRGEVRPLGSSAGGLTEKMAEMMGLTPGIAVAVGNVDAHAAVPAVGVVTPGKLVMAMGTSICHMLLGTEEKQVEGMCGVVEDGIIPGLYGYEAGQSAVGDIFEWYVEEALPAYVKEAATEEGIGVHQWLEREAAAYKPGQSGLLALDWWNGNRSVLVDTDLTGLMLGMTLLTKPQEIYRALLEATAFGTRKIVDAFHENGVAVDALYACGGLPQKNRLLMQIYADVTNREIYVADSKQTPALGAAMFAAVAAGQAKGGYDSIIDAAEKMARVKEETFKPIPEHVEVYEQLYQEYSKLHDYFGRGENDVMKRLKRIKQTAE
- the araD gene encoding L-ribulose-5-phosphate 4-epimerase, whose product is MLEDLKQQVLEANLELPKYGLVTFTWGNVSGIDRERGLFVIKPSGVPYEDLKADDMVVLDLKGNVVEGDLRPSSDTPTHLVLYQNFKEIGGIVHTHSPWGTSWAQAGRALPAYGTTHADYFYGEIPVTRPMTREEIEGAYELETGNVIVERFADLDPNMVPGVLVHSHAPFVWGMDAHNAVHNAVVLEECAKIAARMQQINPETEPMDQTLLDRHFLRKHGVNAYYGQK
- a CDS encoding GntR family transcriptional regulator — protein: MNNRRIPKYIVLKNELLSWFESGRLQAGKQVPSEHEIADQFGVSRQTVRQTFGELEQEGWLERIQGKGTFARNPERRESEQVKTIGIMTTYISDYIFPHIVRGAEAELRSKGYRLLLSSTDNNKEKEMESLQLMTSQPLSGLIIEPTKSAEGNPNLTYFLSLQEKGIPFLMINEKYRELECPCLKLDDELGGYKATRHLIENGHSAIAGFFKRDDLQGVNRLKGFLRAHREAGIPVLPERVVTYTTEQKGRFPYEQAVQLLKQPIGQRPTGFVCYNDELAVSLAEAAGECGLHIPQDVSMVGFDDSTLAVASGVKLTTMTHPKTEMGIMAARQLISMIEHHTVFEDTVYQPELVERESVDKR